TGAAAGCGAGCAGCTGCTGATCCCGCAGCGTTCAGCAGAGCCACATATTTCCCTCAGGAGTCGGGAGGGCCCAAAACGCACGTAAACAGACAGCGACTGGAGGACGCGCCGCTAAATAAATGTTAGCGCCGTGGTGTCTAGATGTGTAAAGACGAGCACCCGCGCTCACTACTAGTGCAGCCGTGCCCTGCGGTCGGTCAGAGCGAGAGGAATGCACATTCTGTAACATGTAGGAGTCGCCAGGATTCAGTGATGGTCCTCTTCAAGCATCCGGTATCTGCAGAGAACAGACTCGCAGGCAatgcaaactgtgtgtgtgtctgtaagaGGATGTCAGTCACCGTAACTTTTCATGCTGCAAGAATGGAGCTCTTGACAAGAGACTCAATCAGCAGCACTAAAgcctgcctctgcctcctgtgcCGCTGCCACCCTACTTTTGTGTCGGCTAATCTCCACTGTAGGATGTAGAGGAGCCATTTGATATTGTCTTCCCCGGTGTTTTTCATTATCGCCGTCTTACTGCAGCCTGCCACTGGCATTAGCTCGACATTAGTGGGCTTGACGGGATGAGAAGCACCACACAATCCTGTCACAACCTCCCATCTCTGCTGTAACCCTACTCGCATTTCaaagctcctctgcctcttcttaTCTTCCCCCTGCTTCTGAGGCGGAGGAGCAGCCGGTTCGTGGACAATATTTTTTTGGAAGATGACTGAGAGGGTAGAGTTTGTCAGAATCCAAATTTCATTTAGAGCACAGGGCGTAAACAACATGTCGCCGTGCATGAGACACATGCAAAGTCTTAATTTGAGAGAGAAAAATGCAATTGTGTTTTCTCCAATGAGCTGTGCAAATACCCCCCTAGTCACACACAGAAGTATTGGTTGAACACAAAGCTTTTCATAGTTTTTTTGACCATAAACTGCCTCTGCACGGTTAATTTTATAAGCCAAGTTTCATCACGGTTCACATTGTTGACAGACTTGTTTCCATTAACACATGACTCATATTGAATATTGTGCCCCCTGTGGAGCCCACGGCAGCAGACTGATTCCCATATGATTTACAAGTGaaatgaaacatacattaagtAGCACAGAAACATGAGGGTTCTGTTGGGTTCAGTAAATGATATAATTTACTGACATGACTGATGGCGAAACGACCAAACAGTTGGTCCGAGACGAGCGCGGACTGACACAAGCTCCTGCTAAAAGTTGTGAAAGTTAGAAAGACGCGGCCGAGTCTTCTGGTTCCGAGCGAACACTCGCCTGGCTTAAAGTAATACCTCAGTCTGACAGAACATCTTTGCCTttcagcacacacaccttcgcAGCAGGTCCAACATCACCTGCCCTGGGGAGCCACAGTCAACACCAGCACTCAGACTTTCTCCCCTGCTCGTGGTATTGATATTTGCTAACAGCCAAAATTACTTTTTGGAAAAGACCATGTGGGAcgttatataaaataataactcCTGGATCAACTTTGCCATGTGTTTCATTACATTTCCAAATGAACAAGAAAATAGCTGCTTTCTTCCCGCAGTCGCTTCAAATGGCTCAGAAAGAGTTATTGTCAGAGGTTACGCTTCATAATCGCCTGCCATCTAAAGGGAGCCTGTAGTATATGAGCACAAAGCAGCTAATTGGAAAAATCTTACAATACAGACACTGAGGCTGGAAACGTGCTGAGAAGCAGACGCGCTAATAGTTCACTTCCCACATACTGCACTTAAACAACCATTCATTCTGTGATTTAGTTGTAAAACATAAAGGATAAAAGCACTAACAAGATGCTCATCTCGTGCTCTATTAACACCCCAGACTCACTAATAGCCTTTTTATGGAAGTCCACATCAGGACAGCATCTGGAGAGGAGTCATCTCCATAATATCCAGCTCctggaaaataaattaaaccttGTGTCTCTTACAAAAGctgcaaacaaaggcagagatgTAATTTTACTCTTCACCCAAAGACCCACTGTCTGTGGTAGTGAGATGACCTGGCAGAGCAAACTACACCGATCTGTGTCAAGCCTTTGTGTATTAATTGATATATTATGTCACTGTTAAACCCTCACTACTTTATCTTACTTACCAGGTGTCTGCACTGTCGTAATTGCTTTGGAAAGATAATTAAATCAAAATATCATCGCAATTAAGTCTTATTGAAAGGGGTGGACAAAGGCAGACATGACGAATGACGTGAGGATGACCTTCTGCGATCACACGTGTTGGAGGACACTGCCACCTAGAGGTCAAAGGCAGAAAAACCTCAATCCTGTAGCACATTTACTGCAGCTCAGACTAAACATTTGACaaatctgtatgtgtgtgcatatgtatatactgtgtgtaaatatatattgtgtgtgtgtgtgtgtgtgtgtgtgtgtgtgtgtgtgtgtggctgacaCGCTCACTACAACAACATCAATAGTTTGACGTTATTTCGCAAAGATGTTTTGAATTCaggaaaatacacaaatattatttattgaatAAGAGGTAAACCTTCACAACAGGTCAAAGTTCAATCTGATTGCATGAGCTTAAAAAACACTGACGATTGTAGGCTTGAAGTGAATGTGTTCTACACCATGTACTGGTAGGGGTTGTAGCAAAGCCTCAGTCATCATCAAGCATCCTGTTTGGTTTAGAAAATCATTACAAGGCCCAAGAAGCAGGAATGTCAGTAGTGGGTGGTGTGTGAAAATAGCAGAAAGGTTAGTATTGGTATTAAAGACCCCTACTTCTAGTTCATGTGTAAAGtcccaaataaaataaaaacctaccAACTGTACCATATTGATGTGAAAGGCATACAGTGTTTGCAGAAAACatattatttctttctttataaATAGAAATCACCTCAGTCTGTTGGCTGTCCTGCACTTCAGACACTGGAACGTAAATATATTCTCAACAACAATTACCCTcactatgtacagtacatcaacaTAGCTTGATTCAACACGTTCATTAAAATAGTAAGTCTAGAAAGCACAGGCATAATTAGGACATTAGCACAGTGGTTAAAGCTTATTAGAAACGCTGTCCAGGATCAACGAGGACCTCGACTACCAGTAAGTGTTTATGTGATAAAATGCAAGTTTGACAGAATTCGCCTCGGCCCATTTCATTGATGCTCTTTGTGGAATTCCTCCATATACGCAGCCAGAGCTCCAGCGTCGTCCAGGGTTACTGCGTTGTACAGAGATGCCCGGATTCCTCCCAcggacctgcaggaggagaccaaAGGTCACATTTTGAGGTCAGCCCTGCCAGACTCGACTGCGCCACCATGTGGAGGGAGGGTGGGATCGTCTCTACCTGTGTCCTTTCAGTGATATCATCCCACGCTTGGATGCTCCGTCCAGGAACTCTTTCTCCAAGGCGTCGTCTCCCTCTTTCTTCCCTATGCGAAAGGGGACGTTCATGCGGCTTCGGCATATCCTGTCTACAGGACACCTACAGTGACAGGAGAGGTGGCCTTTACTCAGTCACGCCTGGACCACGAGtgattatgtaaaaaaaaaaagaatttctGACTAACGTGTGCTGCAGACGTTTCGTCGTACTCACACATAGAAACCGTTGGATGCATCGATGATGTCATAAATCAAAGAGGACTTCTGTTTGTTGAGTTTTTCCATTGCAGTGCTGCCTCCGTTGTTCTTAATCCAGTCCAGCACAAGACCCATGATATAAATACTGAACCAAAACAAATATTAGGAAGGTTAAATCGgtcacaaaataaaaagcagcctGTGCAACTGCagtttgtgttatttcttctctTTCTGGCATCACtcactttttcatgtttttactgtttagttttttattGAATTAGCTTATTGTTCCATAGTGAGTGTTTTTCGAGTAGCCAGCcatctacagtacatggcaGCAGGTATAGATGGGGAGATCCATCTAGTCTGGATCCAAAGGTCAGTTGTTTTTAGCTCCATGAGCAACACACAGATATGGGAACGTTGTATCTCATCTGAACTCACCACAAAAATGCAAGTCAGCATATTGCACAAAATCAAAAAACCTCCTGGGACTAGTATTACTGTGCAATGGTCCAGAGACAAGAGAACTACTTTACTTTAAGATATCATCACATGTTAGCTTTTATTGATGTGCAAATACAAATCTTACTTAACATGTCTTAAAAGTGCTTCCAGAgaagtgaaattaaaaaaaaagtggacCAGTACCTGAAACACGGCGGCGTGTTGTAGAGGGAGTTCATTTCCGCCTGCATCTTGTAGTCCAGAACAATGGGACACTCCTTCAGAGCGTGGCCTATTAAGTCCTCCCTCACGATGACCACAGTGACCCCGGCACAGCCCACGTTCTTCTGAGCCCCGGCGAAGATCAGCCCAAACTACGCAGCgaaacaacacaataacacCTCACAAACAGCCGTCCGTCAGTTGAATACTTTATTTCCTTTGACATCATTCTCACCTTGGACACATCCACAGGGCGAGAAAGGAAGTTTGAGGACATGTCGCTCACGAGGACCACTCCGTTTGTCTCAGGTGTGAAGTTGAACTCGACGCCGTGCACCGTCTCGTTGCAGCAGTAGTAAACGTAGGAGGCTGATGGGTTCAGGGCCCAGCTGCTGGGGTCGGGGATTTCTGGACGGAGCAACGACAGAACTTTGAATCAAGATATGCCACAGACAACAGGGAAAACCCTACACAACCTACATCAAATTCCCAAATACTTTAAAACTGCTCACAAATATTGGGTTTGACAAACACGCCACTGAAAACCTGAATCAGACACAACCATGCGGAAAAAGCTGCTGGCACACCAGAGCCTTTCACTGGTCGGCGCCTCTATTGTGTATTACGTAACAGCTAAACAGTCTTTACCCAGTGTGAATGGCAATGACTGCTCATAGTGGCTCTGTGAGCGTTAAGCATCTGACCAGACTTACTGGTGTAACTATCCAGCTTTGGGTGAACGACATTGATCTTCCCATATTTCTCCGCTTCTTTCGCAGCCTTGGCCGA
Above is a window of Betta splendens chromosome 9, fBetSpl5.4, whole genome shotgun sequence DNA encoding:
- the psat1 gene encoding phosphoserine aminotransferase — protein: MEQKQTINFGAGPAKLPPSVLLQAQRELINYSGTGISVLEMSHRSSDFNKILNQTETLLRELLKIPVNYKVLFLQGGGSGQFSAVPLNLIGLTPDRCADYLVTGTWSAKAAKEAEKYGKINVVHPKLDSYTKIPDPSSWALNPSASYVYYCCNETVHGVEFNFTPETNGVVLVSDMSSNFLSRPVDVSKFGLIFAGAQKNVGCAGVTVVIVREDLIGHALKECPIVLDYKMQAEMNSLYNTPPCFSIYIMGLVLDWIKNNGGSTAMEKLNKQKSSLIYDIIDASNGFYVCPVDRICRSRMNVPFRIGKKEGDDALEKEFLDGASKRGMISLKGHRSVGGIRASLYNAVTLDDAGALAAYMEEFHKEHQ